One part of the Ochotona princeps isolate mOchPri1 chromosome 3, mOchPri1.hap1, whole genome shotgun sequence genome encodes these proteins:
- the DNAJC28 gene encoding dnaJ homolog subfamily C member 28, which yields MMAQMLRSHLINASGISNPIRTLPHLGVLQSRMILTHRSKKKLSEYYRLLNLDEGCSADDVRESFRKLAKQYHPDSGSETADAAAFIRIEEAYRKVLSHAMEQSNARRHKVEEAEEEEEDKFKYKTPQHRHYLSFEGVGFGTPSQREKQYRQFRADRATEQVMDYQKQKLHGQYFADSVTVRDVKHSREQKITQAIERLVEDLIQESMAKGDFDNLSGKGKPLKKFSGCSYLDPMTHNLNRILIDNGYQPEWILMQKEIKDTIEQLREAILNARKKLGNPMTAAERQQWSQVCEQFQENIGKLNKRINDFNLIVPILSRQKVHFDAHKEIARAQKIYETHMNAKEVADPNSDHITEGEREKTATVKTGVFKWVNLCKLIKI from the coding sequence ATGATGGCTCAGATGTTAAGATCCCATCTGATCAATGCTTCGGGAATTTCTAATCCAATTAGGACACTTCCGCATCTTGGTGTCCTTCAAAGTAGAATGATATTGACCCACAGGTCCAAAAAGAAGCTCAGTGAATATTACAGGCTGCTGAATTTGGACGAGGGATGTTCTGCGGATGATGTAAGGGAGTCCTTTCGCAAGCTTGCGAAGCAGTACCATCCAGACAGCGGCTCTGAGACCGCTGATGCTGCAGCGTTTATAAGAATCGAAGAAGCTTACAGGAAAGTGCTTTCCCACGCGATGGAACAAAGCAATGCCAGGAGGCATAAAGttgaagaagcagaggaagaagaagaagataaaTTCAAATATAAGACGCCCCAGCACCGGCATTACTTAAGTTTTGAAGGTGTTGGTTTTGGGACTCCGAGTCAACGAGAAAAACAGTATAGGCAGTTTAGGGCAGACAGGGCAACCGAGCAGGTGATGGACTATCAGAAGCAGAAGCTACACGGGCAGTACTTTGCTGACAGTGTCACAGTTAGGGATGtgaaacacagcagagaacaaaaGATAACTCAGGCCATCGAGCGTCTAGTGGAGGACCTCATTCAGGAATCCATGGCCAAGGGAGACTTTGACAATCTCAGTGGGAAAGGGAAACCCCTAAAGAAGTTTTCTGGCTGTTCCTATCTTGACCCCATGACCCACAACCTGAACAGAATCTTAATCGACAATGGCTACCAACCAGAGTGGATTCTAATGCAAAAGGAGATCAAGGATACCATCGAGCAACTCCGAGAGGCCATTTTAAATGCTAGGAAAAAGCTGGGGAACCCCATGACAGCAGCTGAGCGCCAGCAGTGGAGCCAAGTCTGCGAGCAGTTTCAAGAAAACATCGGGAAGCTAAACAAGCGAATTaatgattttaatttaattgttCCCATCCTGTCCAGGCaaaaagttcattttgatgcacACAAAGAAATTGCCAGGGCTCAGAAAATATATGAGACCCATATGAATGCGAAAGAAGTTGCAGATCCAAACTCGGATCACATcactgagggagaaagagagaaaacagctaCAGTCAAGACAGGTGTTTTTAAGTGGGTGAATCTGTGCAAATTGATTAAAATCTGA